The region TCAGTGGAATTAAAGGGCATGTCCGTTATGTTCGCATCCGTTTCCTTAAGCCTTCGTAGGACCTCCGTCATTATAAAATTGCTGGCAAGCTTCGCGTCCCCTGCCCGGCTCACCGCATCCTCATAGAATGCCGCCAAGGCCTTGGACGAAACAATCACGCCTGCATCGTAGACTGGTATGCCGTATAGCTTCACGAACCTTTCCTTCTTTGCCTCCGGAAGCTCGGGAAGTTCTTTTCTTATGAGCTCTATCCATTCTTCGCTTATTTCCATCTCCACCAAATCGGGTTCCGGAAAGTACCTGTAGTCGTTAGCGTATTCCTTGCTTCTCATGGATACTGTAACGCCCTTTACATCATCCCATCTGCGGGTATCCTTTAGCGTGTTTTCGCCATCCTCGAGTGCCTCTATATGCCTCGCAGTTTCATACTCTATGGCTTTTGCGGCAGCCTTGAACGAATTAAGGTTCTTGATCTCCGCTATTTCAGTTTTTCTTCCATCGTCCGCAACGACATTTACATTAACATCGCATCTTAGCGAGCCCTGCTCCATCTTTACATCGGAAACCTCGATATATTCCAGTATGGCCTTTAGCTTCTCCAGAAATGCTGTGGCCTCTGCCGCGCTTGCCATGTCCGGCCTCGAAACAATCTCTATCAGCGGAACACCGCAGCGGTTGTAGTTCAAAAGGGACGACCCGTCTTCGGTATGCAGCGATTTCCCAGTGTCTTCTTCCATGTGTATTCGTTCTATTCCAATTTTCTTGACACCTGACTCTGTTTCTATTTCCATATATCCGTCCGTGCAGATAGGCATGTCGTATTGTGAAATTTGGTATGCCTTTGGAAGATCCGGATAGAAATAGTTTTTCCTGTCCATTTTGCATTTTTTTGCAATTTTGCAATTTGCCGAAAGCCCAGCCATTATAGCAAATTCTATGGCTCTCTTGTTTATCACAGGGAGCGTTCCGGGGAGTCCTATGCATATTGGACAGCAATGCGTGTTGACATCTCCTCCGAATTCCGTCGAACATGTGCAAAACATCTTGGATTCCGTTAAAAGCTCGGCGTGGATTTCAAGACCCACTAATGTTCTATAGTTCATTTACGCCACCCCCCATTATTGAGGCTCTTTGTCTGCAAATCACTGATGCCTTTTCGAAGCTGTAGGCAGCTCTAATGAGCGTCGCCTCGTCGAAGAATTTTCCTATCAGCTGCATTCCCACAGGCAAACCGTCCTTGAATCCGCATGGCAACGAAATAGCTGGAACGCCCGCTATGTTAACGGGAACCGTGCAGATGTCGCTCATGTACATCTCCAAAGGATCATCCGATTTTTCACCTATCTTGAATGCCGTAGTTGGAGTAGTAGGCGTTAGTATGAAGTCGTATGTTTCAAAGGCTTTCTCGAATTCCTGTTTGATTAGGGTTCTTACTTTGAGCCCCCTGTTGTAGTATGCATCGTAGTAGCCTGAGCTTAAAGAATAGGTTCCAAGCATTATCCTCCGCTTGACTTCCTCTCCGAACCCCTGACTCCTCGTCTTTATGAACATATCCTTGAAGCCTTCGTAGTTTTTAGCCCTGTATCCGTACCTTGCACCGTCGAAGCGAGCCAGGTTTGAAGAGCATTCGCTGGTTGCCAGTATGTAATACACCGACAAGGCATGCTTGGCCGATGGAAGAGAAATCTCCTCGCATACGGCACCCATAGATTCGTAGAGCCTAGCGGCTTCAAGTACCATGGTCTTGACCTCTTCATCTATGCCTTCTCCGAAGAATTCTTTGGGAATGCCTATGCGCATGCCCTTTACTCCATTCTTCATTCCCAATGCGAAATCCGGAACCGGGCGGTCTATGGATGTCGAATCCTTTCTGTCGTGCCCGCTGATTGTATTCATTACCAGTGCGCAGTCCTCTACATCTTTTCCTAATGGCCCTATCTGGTCAAGTGAGGATGCAAAGGCAACAAGTCCGTATCTGGAGACACGTCCATAGGTTGGTTTTAATCCTACAAGTCCTGTGAAAGCAGCAGGTTGTCTGATTGAACCTCCCGTATCCGATCCGAGCGAATAAAAAACCTCCCCGGAAGCAACCGAAGCCGCCGAACCGCCGCTCGAACCGCCCGGAACCCTATCTGTATCCCATGGATTTTTTGTTGTCTTGTAGGCCGAATTTTCGGTCGACGAGCCCATTGCAAACTCGTCCATATTTGTTTTTCCAACTATGACCGCTCCCGCGTTCTTGAGCTTTTGGGTTACCGTAGCGTCATAGGGAGGGGTGAAATTTCCGAGTATCTTTGAAGCGCAGGTGGTGAGTATACCATCTGTGCACATGTTGTCCTTAAGTGCCATCGGTATGCCGGCCAAATCGCCGAGAAGCTCTCCCTTTTTCATCCTTTCATCAAAGGCCTTGGCCTGCAAAAATGCTTCTTTCTTCGTAAATGTGATGAACGAATCCACCTTGCTTTCCACTGCATCTATTCTTTTATAGCTTTCTTCCGTAAGCTCCACCGAGGAAAGCTCTCTATTTCTTAGTTTGTCCCGCACTTCGTGGGCTGTCAAATCGAATATTTTCATTTACGCCTCCTAATCTACCATTCTTGGCACTTCGAAACAGCCGCTTCTTTTAGCAGGCGCATTTTGAAGAATCTTTTCACGATCCATCGAGGGCTCTGAAACGTCCTCGCGAAATACATTTTTTATGTCGAGAGCGTGGTTGGTGGGTTCTACACCGTCGACATCGACTTCTTTCAATTGCTCGATGTAGCCTATTACCGCTCCCAATTTTTCTGTAAACCCAAGTTTTTCTTCTTCTTCAAACTCAAGATGGGCAAGCCTAGCTACATGTTCTACGTCTTTTACAGTTATTGCCATATCGAAATCCTCCTATTCTTCTATCATTCTTCTAAAAGCCGCCTCGTCAATTATTTCGACGTCCAGCTTAAGGGCCTTGTCGTATTTTGAGCCGGGGGCCTCCCCGGCAAGAACGTAATCCGTTTTTTTGCTTACACTTGAAGAAACCTTGCCTCCGCCTTCCTCTATGAGCGCTTTGGCTTCCGTTCGCGAGAAGCCGCTTAGCGTACCCGTAAGAACAAATGTCTTCCCTTCAAGGCTTTTCTTCACCTCTTTTTTTGAGTCGCTTTCTGTCAGTCTAAGGCCCAATGATTTCAGCCTTTCAAGTATTAAAAGATTATTCGGATCTTTGAAAAACGCTTCGAGGCTCTCAGCCATCTTGGGTCCAATTTCAGGCACCAGAGTCCATTCCTCGTATCCGGCTTCCATTAAGTCGTCAAGCGACTTGAACCGGTCTGAAATAACACTCGCCGCACGGCTTCCTATGTGCCTTATTCCGAGAGCGAATACCAGTCTCGACATATCCCTCTTCTTAGAATCCTCTATGGCATTAAGTAGATTGTCGGCAGATTTGCTTCCCATTCGTTCGAGCTTAAGCAGGTCTTCCTTTTTTAGATTATAAAGGTCCGCAGGGTCGCAAATGAGCTTGCTGCCAAGAAGCTGCGTTACTATTGATTCTCCCAAACCGTCTATGTCCATGGCTCCCTTTGATACAAAGTGTATTATTCCCCTGCGCAGCTGCGCAGGGCAACCTGCATTGATGCATCTCATGGCAGCTTCTCCCTCGAAGCGCACCGTCTTCTCTCCGCATGAGGGACAGACCGATGGAAAAACAAAGGGCTTTTCATTCCCGGTCCTCTTTTCTTTAAGAACACGAACCACTTCGGGTATTATGTCACCCGCCTTGCGGATTATGATGCGGTCATTTATTCGTATGTCCTTTTCTTTTATAAAATCCTCATTGTGAAGGGTTGCCCTGCCTACTACAGATCCCGCAACATGCACAGGCTCAAGAACAGCCGCAGGTGTT is a window of Peptostreptococcaceae bacterium DNA encoding:
- the gatB gene encoding Asp-tRNA(Asn)/Glu-tRNA(Gln) amidotransferase subunit GatB; protein product: MNYRTLVGLEIHAELLTESKMFCTCSTEFGGDVNTHCCPICIGLPGTLPVINKRAIEFAIMAGLSANCKIAKKCKMDRKNYFYPDLPKAYQISQYDMPICTDGYMEIETESGVKKIGIERIHMEEDTGKSLHTEDGSSLLNYNRCGVPLIEIVSRPDMASAAEATAFLEKLKAILEYIEVSDVKMEQGSLRCDVNVNVVADDGRKTEIAEIKNLNSFKAAAKAIEYETARHIEALEDGENTLKDTRRWDDVKGVTVSMRSKEYANDYRYFPEPDLVEMEISEEWIELIRKELPELPEAKKERFVKLYGIPVYDAGVIVSSKALAAFYEDAVSRAGDAKLASNFIMTEVLRRLKETDANITDMPFNSTDFANLLKFVIDGTISNNMAKKVFREMAETGKKPEKVIEEKGMKQITDESAIEEIVVRVISENPQSIEDYKNGKDRALGFLVGQVMKASKGKAAPQTVNRLIRDKLSNL
- the gatC gene encoding Asp-tRNA(Asn)/Glu-tRNA(Gln) amidotransferase subunit GatC, encoding MAITVKDVEHVARLAHLEFEEEEKLGFTEKLGAVIGYIEQLKEVDVDGVEPTNHALDIKNVFREDVSEPSMDREKILQNAPAKRSGCFEVPRMVD
- the gatA gene encoding Asp-tRNA(Asn)/Glu-tRNA(Gln) amidotransferase subunit GatA translates to MKIFDLTAHEVRDKLRNRELSSVELTEESYKRIDAVESKVDSFITFTKKEAFLQAKAFDERMKKGELLGDLAGIPMALKDNMCTDGILTTCASKILGNFTPPYDATVTQKLKNAGAVIVGKTNMDEFAMGSSTENSAYKTTKNPWDTDRVPGGSSGGSAASVASGEVFYSLGSDTGGSIRQPAAFTGLVGLKPTYGRVSRYGLVAFASSLDQIGPLGKDVEDCALVMNTISGHDRKDSTSIDRPVPDFALGMKNGVKGMRIGIPKEFFGEGIDEEVKTMVLEAARLYESMGAVCEEISLPSAKHALSVYYILATSECSSNLARFDGARYGYRAKNYEGFKDMFIKTRSQGFGEEVKRRIMLGTYSLSSGYYDAYYNRGLKVRTLIKQEFEKAFETYDFILTPTTPTTAFKIGEKSDDPLEMYMSDICTVPVNIAGVPAISLPCGFKDGLPVGMQLIGKFFDEATLIRAAYSFEKASVICRQRASIMGGGVNEL